AGAGCGTAAAGTGGTGATTAACCTCCCAGCGACTGTGGAGATGGCAACCCCGAACGTCTATGCCGATCAAATCGAGTGGATGAGCCGACACCTTACCAACCGTGAGCACGTACTGATCTCGACCCACACCCACAACGACCGTGGAACCTCGGTTGCCGCAACGGAGTTGGCGTTATTGGCGGGGGCAGATCGTGTCGAGGGGACGTTGCTCTCTAACGGTGAGCGCACCGGAAACGTCGATATTATCACGTTGGCACTCAACATGTATACCCAAGGGGTTGATCCGCAGTTGGATTTCAGCGATTTGGAGAGTGTTGTTCGTGTCGTCGAAGAGTGTACCGATATGAAAACACATGAGCGTCACCCGTATGTGGGCGAGCTCGTTTACACGGCGTTTTCAGGCTCTCATCAAGACGCAATCAACAAAGGATTGGCATATCAACGCGCCAAAGATGATGCGTTTTGGGAAGTACCGTATTTGCCGATCGATCCGAGTGATGTGGGGCGCAACTACGAGGGGATTATCCGTATCAACTCTCAATCGGGCAAAGGGGGGGTAGCCTACGTCCTCGAAGATAAATTCGGCTATTCACTGCCGAAAAAAATGCACCCTGAGATCGGAACCATCGTTCAGCGCGTAACTGATGAAGCGGGACGCGAACTCTCCAGTGAAGAGATTTTAGACATTTTCGAGAAAACCTATTTTGGTGAACCTCACGACATCGAGTTTGTGGACTATTCGGTGATTTCAGAGAGTGCCAAAGAGCACTCCGCCAAATGTGTATTGGAATACACCCATAACGGCAAAGCAATCCGAAGCGAAGGGGTAGGGAATGGTCCTATCGATGCGTGTAAAAATGCATTAATGGTGGAGTATTCTCACAGTTTTAAAATCCTCTCATATTCTGAGCACTCTCGCGGAGAACTCTCCAGTGCCGAAGCGGTCGCCTACATCGAGATTCAGACCGAGAGTTTGGAGAAATTTTTCGGGGTAGGGTGTGATAACGACATCACGGTAGCTTCGATCAAAGCGATGTTTAGTGCGCTTAATCGGGCGTTTTCGTAATTCCTCGTCATTCCGTGCCACGACACGGAATCCATCCCCGTTCGCCCTGAGCTTGTCGAAGGGTGTTCATGGTTCGACAAGCTCACCACGAACGGAAATAATTGATACGCTCTGTCATCCCCGACGTGATCGGGGATTTAGCTCTTTAAATTTATTTCAATATATGCCATGGTTTATCCTTTAAAGGATTAATTGCCTTATAGTTTTCATCACTTGCCCAAGTATCTAAAAAAATCTTCCATCCATTTTTATACGGAATAATCATCCATAGTCTTGACGTGTTCTCTTCTAACTTCAAGGCAGATCCATAAAGTGGTGTTTCAAAAGTATCTAACATCAATTGAACTTTGAATTTTTTGTTCTCAATTTGAATTTCACTATTCCTAAAACACCATTTTTGATTTAATTCATCTTTATAACACTTATTTTGAAATAGTCTATTAAAATAAATTGTATTTTCATCCAAAGCTTTACCTACTCGTATGAAAGGTCCTTCCCATTTATGGTTATTTTTATTAAATATCCATAATTTATTTTTTAAGATTGCACTACATACTGATTGTATAGAACCTTCATGCCAATTATCATAAGCAAAAATTTCTCCAGATTCGTAAATATCAGCATCTTTGATTTGATTATTTGTTCTTTCTTTTTTGGTTATATTAAAACTCACCATATCGCCAGTCCACTCCCCTGCAGCTGATGGCCATTGACGAAATATAGGAAGACGATTCCACAGTGTAGCCTCGGTGTAATATCCAGTATATTTTGCTAAAACATTTTGCTGTTGACATTCAATAGGTTTATCTGAACTCCATAGTGAAGTAAACATTACAAATAAAAAAAATATTTTGTACATCGTAATCCTTATTAATCTTAACTCGCCTTGTGCGTCTGTTCTTCTTTTAATCGTTCCGCTATCCAAACTTTGATAATCGATTGGCGTATTACGCCGCTTCGTTAGAACCGTGGCGGATGTTTCCGATATTTTGATTTTCGTAGAGATCGGCAATCGGAAAACATAAATCGTAATCATTCCACTCTAAATCGCCATCGGTGATCGAAAAGTTTTTAAAAATTTCTAAATCAGAATATTTGGCGATATGCGGGTTAGTGGATGAGCAGATAAAATTTTCAAAATCAATCGTTTGGGTTGTTTGGTCATTAAAGTGCAAACGAATTTTGTACCCGTTTAGATACTCTGCGTTTTCGATGAGGATGATTTGATTTTCGGTAATCATTTTACTTTTCCTTCTATTTTGATACAATTGATTTGTTTGTGTAACACAAAATAATCGATCCATTTTTGGACTATTTCACTCTGAAACGTTTCAACCAATTTTTGGAACTCTCTAAGTTCATTTAATGGTAAAGGTCTTTTTCCTTTGACCTCTTTGATAATAATCTTAGAAATTTTACCATCGATGATAATGAATTCGGCTTTGGACTCATATCCTTGATATTTACCGTGAACATGGACAGGTTCGTGCTCGTTGCTATAGAAAAGTATAGAAATCCCTAAATATTCAAAAATTTTGGGCACATATACTCCTTTTACTTGATGCTATAAGTATATCAAAATGCAAGATAGTTTCATACCACGAACGGAACCCATATTAACTCGCCTTATGAGTCTGTTCTTCTTTTAACCGTTCCGCTATCCAAACCTTGATAATCGATTGGCGTGTCACCCCAATCTTTTTGGCTTCGATGTCGAGTGCATTGACGATCCATTCGGGAAAATCGACATTCACTTTTTTCGGTTGCGTTCCGATACGTTTTGCAGTGGTGAGATCGAGATGCTCACTTATATCTTCGCCTGAGTCAAATAATTCGTCTAATTCTTCAGCTTTCATCATAAATCCTTGGTATAAAAATAGTATCATTTCTATACTTTTATGTCAACTCTTTTAGAAAAATATAAAAAGAGCTGGATTCCCAATCGAGTTGGGAATGACGAAATAATACCTATGTTCAAATTTCTACCTCATTTAAACCAATCAGTGATACAATTTTCAAAA
The sequence above is drawn from the Sulfuricurvum sp. genome and encodes:
- the leuA gene encoding 2-isopropylmalate synthase, whose product is MKHASVGKYRPYPQVDLPNRIWPTKTITHAPIWCSVDLRDGNQALITPMNLDQKLSLFTLLLKLGFKTIEVGFPSASKVEFDFLRTLVEQKLIPDDVTVQVLVQAREHLIDKTFEALAGVKKAIVHLYNSTSVAQRKIVFGKEQDEIIALAMEGVDMVKARALKHDGEIMLEYSPESFTGTELEFAARICNAVTDRWGISAERKVVINLPATVEMATPNVYADQIEWMSRHLTNREHVLISTHTHNDRGTSVAATELALLAGADRVEGTLLSNGERTGNVDIITLALNMYTQGVDPQLDFSDLESVVRVVEECTDMKTHERHPYVGELVYTAFSGSHQDAINKGLAYQRAKDDAFWEVPYLPIDPSDVGRNYEGIIRINSQSGKGGVAYVLEDKFGYSLPKKMHPEIGTIVQRVTDEAGRELSSEEILDIFEKTYFGEPHDIEFVDYSVISESAKEHSAKCVLEYTHNGKAIRSEGVGNGPIDACKNALMVEYSHSFKILSYSEHSRGELSSAEAVAYIEIQTESLEKFFGVGCDNDITVASIKAMFSALNRAFS
- a CDS encoding DUF2442 domain-containing protein, coding for MITENQIILIENAEYLNGYKIRLHFNDQTTQTIDFENFICSSTNPHIAKYSDLEIFKNFSITDGDLEWNDYDLCFPIADLYENQNIGNIRHGSNEAA
- a CDS encoding DUF4160 domain-containing protein, translating into MPKIFEYLGISILFYSNEHEPVHVHGKYQGYESKAEFIIIDGKISKIIIKEVKGKRPLPLNELREFQKLVETFQSEIVQKWIDYFVLHKQINCIKIEGKVK
- a CDS encoding CopG family transcriptional regulator — translated: MKAEELDELFDSGEDISEHLDLTTAKRIGTQPKKVNVDFPEWIVNALDIEAKKIGVTRQSIIKVWIAERLKEEQTHKAS